A single Blastococcus colisei DNA region contains:
- a CDS encoding lysophospholipid acyltransferase family protein has product MLFYWFLKFVAIGPAVRAVFRPRATGTGNVPATGAVILASNHLSAADWIFMPMSLKRRVTFLAKAEYFTGTGIQGAAQRAFFTGAGQVPIDRSSASAAENAIQTGIRILHEGKILGIYPEGTRSPDGRLFRGKTGVARMALETGAPVVPVGMVYSTRKLPFGKSIARVTVRFGAPLDFSRYEGMSGDRFVERSITDEIMYEIMTLSGQEYVDVYGATVKKSMDATGASAPDVVARLQPPPDEAADRAPTSLAG; this is encoded by the coding sequence GTGTTGTTCTACTGGTTCCTCAAGTTCGTCGCCATCGGCCCTGCCGTGCGTGCCGTCTTCCGCCCGCGCGCCACAGGCACGGGGAACGTGCCGGCGACGGGTGCCGTGATCCTCGCGAGCAACCACCTGTCGGCCGCCGACTGGATCTTCATGCCCATGTCGCTGAAGCGGCGGGTGACCTTCCTCGCCAAGGCCGAGTACTTCACCGGCACGGGCATCCAGGGGGCGGCCCAGCGCGCCTTCTTCACCGGCGCCGGCCAGGTGCCCATCGACCGGTCCAGCGCCTCTGCCGCCGAGAACGCCATCCAGACCGGGATCCGCATCCTGCACGAGGGGAAGATCCTCGGCATCTACCCGGAGGGCACGCGATCCCCGGACGGCCGGCTCTTCCGCGGCAAGACAGGGGTGGCCCGCATGGCGCTGGAGACCGGCGCCCCGGTCGTGCCGGTCGGGATGGTCTACAGCACGAGGAAGCTGCCGTTCGGCAAGAGCATCGCCCGCGTCACCGTGCGGTTCGGCGCCCCGCTGGACTTCTCCCGCTACGAGGGGATGTCGGGCGACCGCTTCGTCGAGCGGTCGATCACCGACGAGATCATGTACGAGATCATGACGCTGTCGGGCCAGGAGTACGTCGACGTGTACGGCGCGACGGTCAAGAAGTCGATGGACGCGACCGGCGCCAGCGCGCCGGATGTCGTCGCTCGCCTGCAGCCGCCGCCGGACGAGGCGGCCGACCGCGCCCCCACCTCCCTCGCCGGCTGA
- a CDS encoding alpha/beta hydrolase, translated as MSGPTEPHGVMPGAEPFAFPGGDGPDGRTGVLLVHGFTGTPMSMRPWGEHLAAEGFAVRCPLLPGHGTRWQDCNTSTHDQWTTTVEQAFDELAAECDRVFVAGLSMGGTLATRLAQVRPDDVAGLLLVNPALLTQRVDAKLLPLLARITPSWAPIASDIKKPGVTELAYPKLPTRAMMQLRRLWAATRADLGTVTAPVIVFHSVEDHVVEPINSTILLAGVGSSDTTEVLLEDSYHVATLDNDAPRIFAGSVDWIRARVGAGDHPVTGSPAAETR; from the coding sequence GTGTCTGGACCGACCGAGCCCCACGGCGTCATGCCCGGCGCCGAGCCGTTCGCCTTCCCCGGTGGGGACGGTCCCGACGGCCGGACCGGCGTCCTCCTGGTGCACGGCTTCACCGGGACCCCGATGAGCATGCGGCCGTGGGGTGAGCACCTCGCGGCCGAGGGCTTCGCCGTGCGGTGCCCGTTGCTGCCGGGCCACGGCACGCGCTGGCAGGACTGCAACACCAGCACCCACGACCAGTGGACGACGACGGTCGAGCAGGCCTTCGACGAGCTCGCCGCCGAGTGCGACCGGGTCTTCGTCGCCGGCCTCTCCATGGGGGGCACGCTCGCCACCCGGCTGGCCCAGGTCCGCCCGGACGACGTCGCCGGGCTCCTGCTGGTCAACCCGGCGCTGCTGACCCAGCGGGTGGACGCGAAGCTGCTGCCGCTGCTCGCGCGGATCACCCCCAGCTGGGCGCCCATCGCCAGCGACATCAAGAAGCCGGGCGTGACGGAGCTGGCCTACCCGAAGCTGCCGACCCGCGCCATGATGCAGCTCCGCCGGCTGTGGGCCGCCACCCGCGCGGACCTGGGCACGGTCACGGCGCCCGTCATCGTCTTCCACAGCGTGGAGGACCACGTCGTCGAGCCGATCAACAGCACGATCCTGCTCGCCGGCGTCGGCAGCTCGGACACGACCGAGGTGCTGCTCGAGGACAGCTACCACGTCGCCACGCTGGACAACGACGCCCCGAGAATCTTCGCGGGCTCCGTCGACTGGATCCGTGCGCGCGTGGGGGCCGGCGACCACCCGGTCACGGGGAGTCCCGCCGCGGAGACGCGGTGA
- a CDS encoding DUF308 domain-containing protein, whose translation MTVRRGRGRRDNGLQATLWSPLRDVDPRIGEHLLDLLHAVGIAAYLEPSADVEPYTRTVSLPSPPSDRLFVDRSRRAEARTVVDQHAPPVDVPPAPAPEPATARRELDEDAEWARIVSAYEAEHGRAVVEDEPADSAPPPPHELPVLDRPDEHFEPPPPPPIPAPAPASLYAVLLIVAGVLVIAAPGILELSADLGLLIGVAGIAGGVVLLVSRMRDRSEDDGDDGAVV comes from the coding sequence GTGACGGTCCGCCGCGGGCGCGGCCGGCGCGACAACGGCCTGCAGGCCACGCTCTGGAGCCCCCTGCGCGACGTCGACCCGCGCATCGGTGAGCACCTGCTCGACCTGCTGCACGCCGTCGGCATCGCCGCCTACCTGGAGCCGTCGGCCGACGTGGAGCCCTACACGCGGACGGTGAGCCTGCCCAGTCCGCCGTCGGACCGGTTGTTCGTCGACCGGTCCCGCCGGGCCGAGGCACGGACGGTCGTGGACCAGCACGCACCCCCCGTCGACGTGCCGCCGGCACCCGCGCCCGAGCCGGCCACCGCACGCCGGGAACTCGACGAGGACGCCGAGTGGGCGCGGATCGTGTCGGCGTACGAGGCGGAGCACGGCCGCGCCGTGGTCGAGGACGAGCCGGCAGACAGCGCGCCGCCTCCACCGCACGAGCTGCCCGTGCTGGACCGGCCGGACGAGCACTTCGAGCCACCGCCGCCTCCGCCGATCCCGGCCCCGGCTCCCGCCTCGCTCTACGCGGTGCTGCTGATCGTCGCCGGCGTGCTGGTCATCGCCGCGCCGGGGATCCTCGAACTGTCCGCCGACCTCGGCCTGCTCATCGGCGTCGCGGGCATCGCCGGTGGTGTCGTCCTGCTGGTGTCGCGGATGCGGGACCGCTCCGAGGACGACGGCGACGACGGCGCCGTGGTCTGA
- a CDS encoding asparaginase, with protein sequence MTGRSRPLVAFGSLGGTITMTPFPSSGGIEPRLTAEDLAASVPGLDGVAEVRVATLARVPSASLLPQDVVDAVAWAREQVAAGAAGVVLAQGTDTLEETSFLAGLYWDLPEPLVVTGAMRGPAQASPDGPANLLAACRVATAPAFRDAGVLVVLDDTVHAARTVRKTHSWSLGAFHSADGGPVGQVVEGAVHVHRLPRRGAPLPRPRTDPDVPLLETFLGDDGALLRTVREHGARGVAISAFGAGHTSTGLAEEISTTVAAGIPVVVSTRTGAGGTLTGTYGFAGSEIDLQARGAVLTGALDARKSRLLLWALLAGGVPRERVTGHFLEHSGR encoded by the coding sequence ATGACCGGTCGGAGCCGACCGCTCGTCGCCTTCGGGTCGCTCGGCGGCACCATCACCATGACGCCGTTCCCGAGTTCCGGTGGGATCGAGCCACGGCTCACGGCCGAGGACCTCGCCGCGTCGGTCCCCGGTCTGGACGGCGTGGCCGAGGTCCGGGTCGCGACGCTGGCCCGCGTCCCGAGCGCCTCCCTGCTGCCGCAGGACGTGGTCGACGCGGTGGCCTGGGCCCGGGAACAGGTGGCGGCAGGCGCTGCCGGCGTCGTCCTCGCGCAGGGGACGGACACCCTGGAGGAGACGTCGTTCCTCGCCGGCCTGTACTGGGACCTGCCCGAACCACTCGTCGTCACCGGAGCCATGCGCGGCCCCGCCCAGGCCTCACCCGACGGGCCCGCGAACCTGCTCGCGGCCTGTCGCGTGGCCACGGCCCCGGCGTTCCGCGACGCCGGGGTGCTGGTCGTGCTGGACGACACCGTCCACGCCGCCCGCACCGTCCGGAAGACCCACAGCTGGTCGCTCGGTGCGTTCCACTCCGCCGACGGCGGGCCGGTCGGTCAGGTCGTGGAAGGAGCCGTGCACGTGCACCGGCTGCCGCGCCGCGGCGCTCCGCTGCCACGTCCCCGGACCGACCCGGACGTGCCGCTGCTGGAGACCTTCCTCGGGGACGACGGCGCCCTCCTGCGCACGGTGCGGGAGCACGGTGCCCGCGGCGTCGCCATCAGCGCGTTCGGCGCGGGACACACCTCCACCGGTCTGGCCGAGGAGATCAGCACGACCGTCGCCGCCGGGATCCCCGTGGTGGTGAGCACGCGGACCGGAGCCGGCGGGACGTTGACGGGCACCTACGGCTTCGCCGGGTCCGAGATCGACCTGCAGGCCCGCGGCGCCGTCCTCACCGGCGCGCTCGACGCCCGCAAGTCCCGGCTGCTGCTGTGGGCCCTGCTCGCCGGCGGCGTGCCCCGCGAGCGCGTCACAGGCCACTTCCTCGAGCACAGCGGGCGGTAG
- a CDS encoding TIGR00300 family protein, with amino-acid sequence MSSAAHSATVTVTGHLMDTGILARILDDVLEYGGDYRIETLDLGRQHEDESRALVEISADGADLLDRILMRVQIHGANAVDPGTATTRPAPADGVFPDDFYSTTNLETLVRLDREWLRVRQPEMDCGLVVTDEDGQQVVRTVPVSDVRAGDAVVCGAHGVRVELPVQAPRGEEDDFGFMSSAVSSEKPQALLVRQIAERMREVKAEGKRILWVGGPAVVHTGASPAMVRLVRAGFVDVLFAGNALATHDIESALFGTSLGVDLAKGSGVPHGHEHHIRAINTIRAAGSISAAVESGVLTGGVMHAMVQAGKPFVLVGSVRDDGPLPDVYTDVIEGQRAMRAQLPDVGFAIMVATMLHSIATGNILPASIPLVSVDINPATVTKLADRGSAQAMGIITDIGLFLEQLARELAPE; translated from the coding sequence GTGAGCTCCGCCGCGCACTCCGCCACCGTCACCGTCACCGGTCATCTGATGGACACCGGGATACTCGCGCGCATCCTCGACGACGTCCTCGAGTACGGCGGGGACTACCGCATCGAGACCCTCGACCTCGGCCGGCAGCACGAGGACGAGTCACGGGCCCTCGTCGAGATCAGCGCCGACGGGGCGGACCTGCTCGACCGGATCCTGATGCGGGTGCAGATCCACGGGGCCAACGCCGTGGACCCGGGGACGGCGACGACCCGGCCGGCCCCCGCCGACGGCGTCTTCCCCGACGACTTCTACTCGACCACCAACCTGGAGACCCTCGTTCGGCTCGACCGGGAGTGGCTCCGGGTGCGGCAGCCGGAGATGGACTGCGGGCTCGTCGTCACCGACGAGGACGGGCAGCAGGTGGTCCGCACAGTGCCGGTCAGCGACGTGCGAGCCGGGGATGCGGTGGTCTGCGGCGCGCACGGCGTGCGCGTCGAGCTGCCGGTGCAGGCGCCGCGCGGCGAGGAGGACGACTTCGGGTTCATGTCCTCGGCGGTGTCCAGCGAGAAGCCGCAGGCCCTGCTCGTGCGGCAGATCGCCGAGCGGATGCGCGAGGTCAAGGCCGAGGGCAAGCGGATCCTGTGGGTCGGCGGTCCGGCGGTCGTGCACACCGGCGCCTCCCCCGCGATGGTCCGCCTGGTCCGCGCCGGCTTCGTCGACGTCCTGTTCGCCGGCAACGCCCTGGCCACCCACGACATCGAGTCGGCGCTGTTCGGCACCTCTCTGGGTGTCGACCTCGCCAAGGGATCGGGGGTGCCCCACGGCCACGAGCACCACATCCGCGCCATCAACACGATCCGCGCGGCCGGGTCGATCTCGGCGGCCGTGGAGTCCGGCGTGCTCACCGGCGGGGTGATGCACGCGATGGTGCAGGCGGGCAAGCCGTTCGTCCTGGTCGGGTCGGTGCGCGACGACGGCCCGCTGCCCGACGTCTACACCGACGTGATCGAGGGCCAGCGGGCGATGCGCGCGCAGCTGCCGGACGTCGGCTTCGCGATCATGGTCGCGACGATGCTGCACTCCATCGCGACGGGGAACATCCTGCCCGCGTCGATCCCGCTGGTGAGCGTGGACATCAACCCGGCAACGGTTACGAAACTCGCCGACCGCGGCAGCGCCCAGGCGATGGGGATCATCACCGACATCGGCCTGTTCCTCGAGCAGCTCGCGCGGGAGCTGGCCCCCGAGTGA
- a CDS encoding nuclear transport factor 2 family protein — MARTPQDVFAAHASALAAGDIGRILEDYSDDAVLLTADGPFHGHKAIGEFLTAALGALPEAEFTVGAAVFEGDALLLVWSVTSPKGKITDAVDTFVFADGKIRLQTTVFHVEPA; from the coding sequence ATGGCACGCACACCGCAGGACGTCTTCGCAGCACACGCATCGGCTCTCGCCGCCGGCGACATCGGCAGGATCCTCGAGGACTACAGCGACGATGCCGTACTGCTGACCGCCGACGGGCCGTTCCATGGGCACAAAGCCATAGGTGAGTTCCTCACGGCTGCCCTCGGTGCCCTGCCGGAGGCGGAGTTCACTGTGGGCGCAGCAGTCTTCGAGGGTGATGCGCTGCTGTTGGTCTGGAGCGTCACGTCCCCCAAGGGAAAGATCACCGACGCGGTGGACACTTTCGTCTTCGCCGACGGCAAGATCAGACTCCAGACAACCGTCTTCCACGTGGAGCCTGCCTGA
- a CDS encoding ROK family glucokinase: MTDPATAGPAALGIDIGGTKVAGGVVAGDGTILATARRATPGASVTDTEDAIVAVVEELAAGHDGELVGVGVGAAGWFDRHGDTVLFSPHLAWRNSSLRKDLAARLQRPLWVGNDADAAAWAEYRYGAARGADLALMITLGTGIGGGIVMDGRLRRGSHGVAGEWGHMRVVPDGRLCACGNRGCWEQYASGTALGQTAREVARTSPAAAARLLERVDCEPDRLTGEDVARAAADGDPLALELITEVGIWLGQGIADLAAVLDPDVVVIGGGVSKLGEMVLAPARDRLERALPGRGFRPGPRVVVAELGPQAGMVGAADLVRQAVNEGEA; encoded by the coding sequence GTGACGGACCCGGCAACGGCCGGGCCGGCCGCGCTCGGCATCGACATCGGCGGGACCAAGGTGGCCGGAGGAGTCGTCGCCGGCGACGGGACGATCCTCGCCACCGCCCGCCGGGCGACCCCCGGTGCCTCGGTCACCGACACCGAGGACGCGATCGTCGCCGTGGTCGAGGAGCTGGCCGCCGGGCACGACGGCGAGCTGGTGGGCGTCGGCGTCGGGGCCGCCGGCTGGTTCGACCGCCATGGCGACACGGTGTTGTTCAGCCCGCACCTGGCCTGGCGGAACTCCAGCCTCCGCAAGGACCTCGCCGCCCGGCTGCAGCGGCCGCTCTGGGTCGGCAACGACGCCGACGCCGCGGCCTGGGCGGAGTACCGCTACGGCGCCGCGAGGGGCGCCGACCTCGCCCTGATGATCACGCTCGGCACCGGCATCGGCGGCGGGATCGTCATGGACGGGCGGCTGCGGCGGGGGTCGCACGGCGTGGCGGGGGAGTGGGGCCACATGCGGGTCGTCCCCGACGGCCGGCTCTGCGCCTGCGGCAACCGCGGCTGCTGGGAGCAGTACGCCAGCGGGACGGCGTTGGGCCAGACCGCGCGCGAGGTCGCCCGCACCTCGCCGGCCGCCGCGGCACGGCTGCTGGAGCGTGTGGACTGCGAGCCCGACCGGCTCACCGGCGAGGACGTCGCGCGCGCGGCCGCGGACGGCGACCCGCTGGCCCTCGAGCTGATCACCGAGGTGGGGATCTGGCTCGGGCAGGGCATCGCCGACCTGGCCGCCGTCCTCGACCCCGACGTCGTCGTGATCGGCGGAGGCGTGAGCAAACTCGGCGAGATGGTGCTCGCACCGGCTCGTGACCGGTTGGAGCGGGCGCTTCCCGGGCGTGGCTTCCGCCCCGGTCCCCGCGTGGTGGTCGCCGAGCTCGGCCCGCAGGCCGGGATGGTCGGGGCCGCCGATCTGGTGCGGCAGGCCGTGAACGAGGGCGAGGCGTAG
- a CDS encoding ArsA family ATPase — MRTLLLTGPGGAGISTMAAAAAVRAARSGRRTVLLSRQAPPVAGLDVEPGLTVVTVDPQAAVEGLWAGAADAAGAVLPQLTLPPATSVVPLPGAADLALFAELARAEAELVVVDAGPIQSALALVNLPTTLRWWLEQLMPPSVRALGAVRTAAVASGVVRRGPVDAALAAVPVVEALLARDRLADPTGTGVYLVAEPRTSSAAGLRAVATVLALHGLAAGAVLSRVLPLAGGDEWTTARAAEQEAALVALADVAPVRRVPELPVAPEGPDQLSTLLGDGLPESTGFAVPAPERHEGAWRLSLPLPFAERGAVTLTRWVDDLVLTVGGIRRSVRLDALLRRCEVTGGRLAAPGTAAARLEVGFRPDPQLWPADLLSAEKRTP; from the coding sequence GTGCGCACGCTCCTCCTCACCGGCCCGGGCGGGGCCGGCATTTCGACCATGGCCGCGGCTGCGGCGGTGCGCGCCGCCCGATCCGGGCGCCGGACCGTCCTGCTCTCACGGCAGGCGCCCCCGGTTGCGGGACTGGACGTCGAGCCGGGCCTCACCGTGGTCACCGTCGACCCGCAGGCGGCCGTCGAAGGCCTCTGGGCGGGTGCCGCCGACGCGGCCGGCGCCGTGCTGCCGCAGCTGACCCTGCCGCCGGCCACCTCCGTCGTCCCCCTCCCGGGCGCCGCCGACCTCGCCCTGTTCGCCGAGCTCGCCCGCGCCGAGGCCGAGCTCGTCGTCGTCGACGCCGGCCCGATCCAATCGGCACTGGCACTGGTCAACCTGCCCACGACCCTGCGGTGGTGGCTGGAGCAGCTGATGCCGCCGAGCGTGCGCGCCCTCGGTGCCGTCCGGACCGCGGCGGTCGCCTCCGGCGTGGTGCGCCGGGGGCCGGTGGACGCCGCGCTGGCCGCCGTCCCGGTCGTCGAGGCGTTGCTCGCCCGTGACCGGCTGGCCGATCCGACCGGCACCGGCGTGTACCTGGTGGCCGAGCCCCGTACGTCGTCGGCGGCCGGGCTCCGCGCAGTGGCGACGGTCCTGGCGTTGCACGGCCTGGCGGCCGGCGCCGTCCTCAGCCGGGTCCTCCCGCTGGCGGGGGGCGACGAGTGGACGACGGCCCGCGCCGCCGAGCAGGAGGCGGCGCTCGTCGCGCTCGCCGACGTGGCACCGGTGCGGCGCGTTCCCGAACTCCCCGTCGCACCGGAGGGCCCCGACCAGCTGAGCACGCTGCTGGGCGACGGGTTGCCGGAGAGCACCGGGTTCGCCGTGCCCGCGCCCGAGCGGCACGAAGGGGCCTGGCGGCTCAGCCTCCCGCTTCCGTTCGCCGAGCGCGGCGCCGTCACGCTGACCCGGTGGGTCGACGACCTGGTGCTGACCGTCGGCGGGATCCGCCGGTCGGTCCGGCTGGACGCGCTGCTCCGCCGGTGCGAGGTGACCGGCGGCCGGCTCGCCGCCCCCGGTACCGCCGCCGCCCGTCTGGAGGTGGGTTTCCGCCCCGACCCCCAGCTCTGGCCCGCCGATCTCCTCAGTGCCGAGAAAAGGACCCCATGA
- a CDS encoding SRPBCC family protein — protein sequence MAEQSTQSIVIDAPAADVMAVIADFGSYPQWVASAKKVEVLETGPDGRAQRVHFVLDAGAVKDDYVLDYTWDDDRKVSWTLVEGQMQKRQEGSYTLTETDGATEVTYAITIDLSIPMLGMIKRKAEKVILDTALKELKKRVEG from the coding sequence ATGGCCGAGCAGTCCACCCAGTCGATCGTCATCGATGCGCCGGCGGCCGACGTCATGGCCGTCATCGCCGATTTCGGCTCTTACCCCCAGTGGGTCGCCTCCGCCAAGAAGGTCGAGGTCCTCGAGACCGGACCTGACGGCCGGGCGCAGCGGGTGCACTTCGTGCTCGACGCCGGAGCGGTCAAGGACGACTACGTCCTCGACTACACCTGGGACGACGACCGGAAGGTGTCCTGGACCCTCGTCGAGGGCCAGATGCAGAAGCGCCAGGAGGGGTCCTACACGCTCACCGAGACCGACGGCGCCACCGAGGTGACCTACGCGATCACCATCGACCTGTCGATCCCGATGCTCGGGATGATCAAGCGGAAGGCCGAGAAGGTCATCCTGGACACGGCTCTCAAGGAGCTCAAGAAGCGCGTCGAGGGCTGA
- a CDS encoding AMP-dependent synthetase/ligase, whose amino-acid sequence MREFSVPATTEVGPDEALTDMLATNVAEHGDEVGLRARRNGQWQDVTWKEFGAQVDGVAKGLIAAGVAAGDRVALQAKTRYEWTVLDYAIWTAGAAVVPIYETSSPDQVAWILSDSGATAVIVERDEHAAAVESVREQTPDLRSVHVIEDGAVDQLVQAGEDVPDSELQARRATLTADSLATLIYTSGTTGRPKGCELTHGNFLFEIGNGMSLLGRFMNVQGSLLLFIPLAHVLARVLQVGAIKTRTVIGHTPDVSNLVADLGEFKPTFVLAVPRVFEKVYNSAKAKAEGDGKGTIFDKAAQVAIDWSRAQDDGGPGLALRAQHTLFDKLVYGKLRAALGGRCLGAISGGAPLGERLGHFFRGIGVTVYEGYGLTETTAAASVNHDDALRIGTVGRPLPGVEFRIADDGEVLIRGGIVMRGYWRNEDATTDAIDADGFFRTGDLGELDADGFLKITGRKKEILVTAGGKNVAPAVLEDRLRSHRLVSQCIVVGDQRPFIGALITLDEEALPQWLESKGKPADQTAEQAREDPELKAEIDAAVKEANKAVSQAEAIKKFTILGTDFTEGNGMLTPSLKLKRAVVMKEFGTEVEGLYAR is encoded by the coding sequence GTGCGCGAGTTCAGCGTTCCTGCGACCACCGAGGTGGGCCCGGACGAGGCCCTGACCGACATGCTCGCCACCAACGTCGCCGAGCACGGCGACGAGGTCGGCCTGCGGGCACGGCGGAACGGTCAGTGGCAGGACGTCACCTGGAAGGAGTTCGGCGCCCAGGTCGACGGGGTCGCCAAGGGGCTCATCGCCGCGGGTGTCGCCGCCGGTGACCGGGTGGCCCTGCAGGCGAAGACCCGCTACGAGTGGACGGTCCTCGACTACGCCATCTGGACCGCCGGCGCTGCCGTCGTCCCGATCTACGAGACCTCCAGCCCCGACCAGGTGGCCTGGATCCTGTCCGACTCCGGCGCGACCGCCGTCATCGTCGAGCGCGACGAGCACGCCGCCGCCGTCGAGTCCGTCCGGGAGCAGACACCCGACCTGCGGTCGGTCCACGTGATCGAGGACGGCGCGGTCGACCAGCTGGTGCAGGCCGGCGAGGACGTCCCCGACAGCGAGCTGCAGGCGCGCCGGGCCACGCTCACGGCCGACAGCCTCGCCACGCTGATCTACACCAGCGGCACCACCGGCCGCCCCAAGGGCTGCGAGCTCACCCACGGCAACTTCCTGTTCGAGATCGGCAACGGGATGAGCCTGCTCGGCCGGTTCATGAACGTGCAGGGCTCCCTGCTGCTGTTCATCCCGCTGGCGCACGTGCTCGCCCGCGTCCTGCAGGTCGGCGCCATCAAGACCCGCACGGTCATCGGCCACACCCCCGACGTCTCGAACCTGGTCGCGGACCTCGGCGAGTTCAAGCCGACGTTCGTCCTCGCCGTCCCGCGGGTGTTCGAGAAGGTCTACAACAGCGCCAAGGCCAAGGCCGAGGGCGACGGCAAGGGCACGATCTTCGACAAGGCCGCCCAGGTCGCCATCGACTGGTCGCGGGCGCAGGACGACGGCGGGCCGGGGCTCGCGCTCCGGGCCCAGCACACGCTGTTCGACAAGCTGGTCTACGGCAAGCTGCGGGCGGCCCTCGGCGGTCGGTGCCTCGGCGCGATCTCCGGTGGCGCCCCCCTGGGCGAGCGGCTGGGCCACTTCTTCCGGGGCATCGGCGTCACGGTCTACGAGGGTTACGGCCTCACCGAGACGACGGCCGCCGCCTCGGTCAACCACGACGACGCCCTGCGCATCGGCACCGTGGGCCGCCCGCTGCCCGGCGTCGAGTTCCGCATCGCCGACGACGGCGAGGTGCTCATCCGCGGCGGCATCGTCATGCGTGGTTACTGGCGCAACGAGGACGCCACCACCGACGCCATCGACGCCGACGGCTTCTTCCGCACCGGCGACCTCGGCGAGCTCGACGCCGACGGCTTCCTGAAGATCACCGGTCGCAAGAAGGAGATCCTGGTGACCGCCGGCGGCAAGAACGTCGCCCCCGCGGTGCTCGAGGACCGGCTGCGCTCGCACCGCCTGGTCAGCCAGTGCATCGTCGTCGGCGACCAGCGGCCGTTCATCGGCGCGCTGATCACGCTGGACGAGGAGGCCCTGCCGCAGTGGCTGGAGTCCAAGGGCAAGCCCGCGGACCAGACCGCCGAGCAGGCGCGGGAGGACCCGGAGCTGAAGGCGGAGATCGACGCCGCGGTGAAGGAGGCCAACAAGGCCGTCTCGCAGGCCGAGGCGATCAAGAAGTTCACGATCCTCGGCACCGACTTCACCGAGGGCAACGGCATGCTCACCCCGAGCCTGAAGCTCAAGCGCGCCGTCGTCATGAAGGAGTTCGGCACCGAGGTCGAGGGCCTCTACGCCCGCTGA
- a CDS encoding glycosyltransferase family 4 protein has protein sequence MSGPGRTLVVTNDFPPRQGGIQTFVAELLARRPPESLVVLASRSPGWEEYDAALPYPVVRLPTGMLLPTRHAGRAAVELARRHGCDTTFFGAAAPLGLMAPTLRAAGVRHLVGATHGHETGWVALPGSRQVMQRIASGLDVVTYISDYTRDRLAPALGGRTRLAQLSPGVDVERFTPDADGAAVRKRYGLGSAPVVVCVSRLVARKGQDVLVAGWPRVLVRRPDARLLLVGGGPAEASLRRAVAARGLTGSVLFTGPVDPAELPGHYAAGDVFAMPCRTRRGGLDVEGLGMVFLEAAACARPVVAGTSGGAPETVREGVTGHVVDPRSPAAVADTLVRLLAEPDRARAMGVAGRTWVEERWSWRRIAATFAELLEPGCNQA, from the coding sequence GTGAGCGGCCCCGGCCGGACCCTCGTCGTCACCAACGACTTCCCGCCCCGCCAGGGCGGCATCCAGACCTTCGTCGCCGAGCTGCTGGCGAGGCGGCCACCGGAGTCGCTCGTGGTGCTCGCCTCCCGGTCGCCCGGATGGGAGGAGTACGACGCCGCGCTGCCGTATCCGGTCGTGCGGCTGCCCACCGGCATGCTGCTGCCCACCCGCCATGCGGGTCGCGCCGCGGTCGAGCTTGCCCGGCGCCACGGGTGCGACACCACCTTCTTCGGCGCCGCCGCACCCCTCGGCCTCATGGCTCCGACGCTGCGCGCGGCCGGCGTGCGGCACCTGGTGGGGGCGACCCACGGGCACGAGACGGGCTGGGTGGCGCTGCCGGGCAGCCGGCAGGTGATGCAGCGGATCGCCTCGGGGCTGGACGTCGTCACCTACATCAGCGACTACACCCGCGACCGGCTGGCTCCCGCCCTGGGCGGGCGCACCCGCCTGGCCCAGCTCTCGCCGGGGGTCGACGTCGAGCGGTTCACACCCGACGCCGACGGGGCCGCCGTCCGGAAGCGCTACGGCCTCGGGTCGGCGCCGGTGGTGGTGTGCGTCTCCCGGCTGGTCGCCCGCAAGGGCCAGGACGTGCTGGTGGCCGGGTGGCCGCGGGTGCTGGTCCGGCGTCCGGACGCCCGGCTGCTCCTCGTGGGGGGCGGGCCGGCCGAGGCCTCGCTCCGTCGGGCCGTGGCCGCACGCGGCCTGACCGGCTCGGTGCTCTTCACCGGTCCGGTCGATCCGGCGGAGCTGCCCGGGCACTACGCCGCCGGCGACGTCTTCGCCATGCCCTGCCGGACCCGGCGCGGGGGCCTGGACGTCGAGGGGCTGGGGATGGTCTTCCTCGAGGCCGCCGCGTGCGCCCGGCCCGTGGTCGCCGGTACCTCCGGGGGCGCCCCCGAGACCGTCCGGGAGGGCGTCACGGGGCACGTGGTGGACCCGCGCTCACCCGCCGCCGTGGCGGACACGCTCGTCCGGCTGCTGGCCGAGCCCGACCGCGCCCGCGCCATGGGTGTCGCCGGGCGCACGTGGGTGGAGGAGCGGTGGTCGTGGAGGAGGATCGCCGCCACCTTCGCCGAGCTCCTCGAGCCCGGCTGCAACCAGGCATAG